Genomic window (Streptomyces sp. NBC_00078):
AAGATGCCGGGGCCGCCGGAGCGGAGCCGGTGGGGGCAGGGCGCGCCTCCGCCAGCGCCGCGCGTGCTCTCGCCGCGCCCGCCGCCGCGTCGCCCGGCGGGCCGGACGGCTCCGGGGCCGCTAGGCGGGCGGCGCGTGCGTCCAGCTCTGCCGTGGACGCCGACGGCGACCACTGCTCGCCGCGCTTGCCCGCGTCCATCGCCTCGTTAGCGAGCCGGTCCGCGTGCTTGTTCCGCTCGCGCGGGATCCACTCGTACGTCACCTGCTCCGGCGGGAGGACGCGAGCCGCCTCGGTCGCCAGCGGCTTCATGTCGGGGTGCTTGATCTTCCAGCGGCCCGACATCTGCTCGACGACCAGCTTGGAGTCCATGCGGACGTGCACGGTGGCCGACGGGTCCAGGTCACGGGCGGCACGCAGCCCCGCCAGCAGGCCGCGGTACTCGGCGACGTTGTTCGTGGCGACGCCGATGTACTCGGCCGCCTCCACCAGCGTCTCCCCCGTCGCCGCGTCGATCACGACGGATCCGTAGCCCGCGGGCCCCGGGTTTCCCCGTGACCCGCCGTCCGCCTCGACGATGAACTCCCGCACGGCACAAGCCCCTTACAGTCGCCCTGGCAGTCGCCCCTGCAATCGCGGTGGCAATCGCCCTTTCCAGTCCTGTCCTTGCTTACAGACCGGACTCGGCCGTGCGCACCAGGATGCGACGGCAGTTCTCGCAGCGCACCACGGTGTCGGGGGCGGCCGAGCGGATCTCGTTGATGTCGGTGATCGCCAGCTCCTGACGGCAGCCCTGGCAGGTGCGCTGGTACAGCTTGGCCGCGCCGATGCCGCCCTGCTGCTCGCGCAGCTTGTCGTAGAGCTTGAGCAGGTCCGCGGGGATGGTGCCCGCGATGACCTCGCGCTCCTTCGTCACCGTGGCCACCTCGCCGTCGATCTCCTCGAACGCGGCGCCGCGGCGTGCGCTCGCGTCGTCGATCTTCGACTGGACGGAGGAGACCCGCTCGGTGAGTTCGGCGACCCGCTCCTGCACGGACTCGATGCGCTCCATCACCTCCAGGACGACGTCCTCGAGGTCGCCCTGCCGCCTGGCGAGGGAGGCGATCTCGCGCTGGAGGTTCTCCAGGTCCTTCGGCGAGGTCACGGCACCGGAGTCCAGGCGCTGCTGGTCGCGGGCGGCGCGCTGGCGCACCTGGTCCACGTCCTGCTCGGCCTTGGTCTGCTCGCGGGCGGTGTCGCTCTCCTCGGTCTGGGCGGCCACGAGCAGGTCGCGCAGCTGGACGTGGTCCTTGGTCAGCGAGTCGATCTCGGCGTGCTCGGGCAGCGACTTCCGCCGGTGGGCGAGCTGCTGCAGCCGGACGTCGAGTGCCTGGACGTCGAGGAGTCGGATCTGGTCGGCGGGCGCGGCGTTCAGTTGGGGGCTCCTGCGGTTGCATCAGAGGAGGCCGCATGGGCCGTCCAGGGGTCGGTGACCGTCTTGGACACGTGGACCCTGAGGTCCCATCCGTGCCGGTCGGAAATCTCGTCGAGCTGGGTTGCGGCCAGCTCGCACCAGGGCCACTCGGTGGCCCAGTGCGCCGCGTCGAGCAGCGCGAGGGGGCTTTGGGCGGTGGCCTCGGAAGCCGGGTGGTGGCGCAGGTCCGCGGTGAGGAAGGCGTCCACTCCGGCCGCGCGGACCTGGTCGAAGAGGCTGTCGCCCGAGCCGCCGCTGACGGCGACGGTACGGACCGTCGCCTCGGGGTCGCCGGCCACCCGGATGCCCTGCGCGGTGGCGGGCAGCCGCTCGGCGGCACGGGCCGCGAACTCCTTCAGGGGCAGCGGGTGGTCCAGCTCGCAGACGCGGCCGAGGCCCCGGCGTCCGGACGGGTCGGTGGCGTCCGGCACGAGAGGCCCTACGACGCGCAGGTCCAGCGCGCCGGCCAGCGCATCGCTGACGCCCGGGTCGGCCGTGTCCGCGTTCGTGTGGGCGACGTGCAGCGCGATGTCGTTCTTGATCAGGGTGTGCACGACGCGGCCCTTGAAGTGGTTCGCCGCGACCGTCGTCGTACCGCGAAGATAGAGCGGGTGGTGGGTGACGAGCAGGCCGGCGCCCAGCTTCACCGCCTCGTCGACGATCTCCTGGACCGGGTCGACGGCGAACAGGACCCGGGTGACCTCCTGGTCGGGGTCGCCCACGACGGTGCCGACCGCGTCCCAGGACTCGGCCCGCTCGGCGGGCCACAGGTTCTCCAGCGCGGTGATTACTTCAGACAGACGGGGCACGGGCAAAAGGCTACCTGCCTGATCTGTGCCGCTGAACCGATGTGCGGGTCCCGGCACCACGATCCCGGTCGCAACGAACGGGACGGTGCCCGCACCCGGCCGCGCCCCCGGCCCCCGTCAGCACACCGGCCCCCGTTTCCTCAGGCGAATCGTTCCTTGGCCACCCTTATGTGTGAAGCAGGAGGCTCGTGGTCCCACGTGTGTGCGTGCGAAAACTAGCTTCGTCGCCGGAGGTGACCAGACCATGACGGCGTGTGCGATCGAGCCCGAGGCTGCCCCCGAGGACGGCGCCCCGCAATCGGGCTGCACCATCACCGCGGACGGCGCCTACGCCGCCCGGCTCGCCCAGGACGGCGGCTCCTGGTTCCCGGAGCGCTGGACGCTGGACGGCCCCGAGCCGTACGCCGTGCCGCTGCCCGGCAACCAGCCCGAGGAACCCGGCACCGAGGTGCAGCCGATGGGCGACGGGCGGGTGCTCATCCGCCGGCCGATGGACGGGCGGCATGTCTTCTCCCTGCTCTACCCGACCGGGCCCGGCACCGGCGAGGTGCTGATCGGCGCGGTCGAGTGCCCGGACGAGGGCACCCGGCTGCGGCTGCTGCCTCCCGCGCCGGGCGGCGAGCAGGCGTACGCCCTCGCCGTGGGCCGGCACACCAGCACGGTGTGGCTGGTGGCGGGCGGCGCCTTCGGGCCCGAGCACGTGGCGGACGTCCCGGGGCGCTGCTCGGGCGGGGTGTGGCTGGATCGCACGGGACGGATGCTGGTGCTGGACCGTGAGATCGACGGCCGGACCAAGGCGGTGGTGGTCGACCTGGAGCGGGCCGGCGAGGTCTCGCCCCTTCTGCAGATCGCCGACGCCAGCGACGACCGGCTGTTGCTCGCCGACCCGGACAGCGGCCTGCTGCTGATCCGCTCGGACGCGCCGTCGCCGGGCGAGGAGCGGCTGGGCTGGGGGGTGCTGGGCAGCACGCTGCCGGTGCGTTTCCCGGAGTGCCTGCGCCTGCCCGGCTGTGCCGTCACGCCCTTCGCCATCCAGCCGGGGCAGGTGCTGATGCCGGAGAGCTGCGGGGTGGCGTTTCGGGCCGACGGGCCCGTCGGCAGCTGGGTGGGGCTGTGGCGGCCGGACCGGCGGCGGCTGCACCATCTCCCGGCGCCCGAGGGGTGGTTGGCGGGCGCCGGACTGTGGACCAGGGACGGGGTGCTCCAACTGCCGTACGCCACGGCCGAGATGCCGTGCGGCGTGGCGTGGATGGTGGCGCCCCCGGGGGAGACGGGGGAAACGGGGGGCGCAGGGGAATCGGGGGGCCCAGGGCCGGAGGATCCGGTCCGGGACGGTGCGGCTGCCCCGGCGGCGGACGGGAGTTCGTCTCCGTCGCCGGGCGCGCCGTCCGCGTCCGTGTCAGATCCTCCTGAGCCCGTCGCGCCGCGTCCCGTGCCGTTGCAGCAGGCACCCTTGGGACGTCTTGTAACGAAATAGTGCCGATGGGCGCGCCCGTCTGGATTCGAACAGAGGCCAGCCGGTTAAACTCGCCCGGCTGTTAGAAAGATCATGTCAACGGGGTGAATCCTTCCGATGAGCGACACACGCACCATGCAGCTGTCCGCCGAGACCCAGGAAGACGCCGGCCAAGGCCGGCACCGGGGTCCGGTCTCGGCCCAAGACGGTGACTCGGCCCCTCGCGGCCGGCACCGCAGGCCGGACGAGAACACCGAGGCGGCTGCCTGACGGTTACACGGTTACGCAGGGAAGGGCCCCGCACATCGACGTGCGGGGCTCTTCCCTCTCTATCCGCGCCCCAGTCCCAGCACCTCCGCCGCCGCGAACGTCTCCCCCGCAGGCCGCTCCGCGTAGTGCGGGGTGAGCAGGGCGTCGAGTTCGTCGTAGGTGAAGGTGTCCTGCTTGCTGTCGAACTTGGCCTGCACACTGGGCCGTTCGATGACCGCCACCATGCCGCCGTGTACGACGAGCAGCTGCCCGTTGACGCGGGCGGCGGCGGGTGAGGCCAGATACCCCACGAGCGGGGCGACGTGTTCGGGGGCGAGTGGGTCGAGCCCCTCCGCGGGCTGCTCGAAGCCGGCGAAGACGTCCTCGGTCATCCGGGTGCGGGCACGCGGGCAGATGGCGTTGGCCGTGACGCCGTACTTGGCGAGGGCGAGGGCCGTGGAGGTGGTCAGGCCGACGATTCCGCCTTTCGCCGCCGCGTAGTTGGGCTGTCCGGCCGAGCCCGCCAGGAACGCCTCCGACGAGGTGTTCACGATCCGCCCGAACACCGGCCCGCCCACCGCCTTGGACCGCTCACGCCAGTGCGCGGCCGCGAAGTGGGTCGTGTTGAAGTGGCCCTTGAGGTGGACGCGGATCACCGAGTCCCACTCTTCCTCGGTCATGGAGAAGACCATTCGGTCGCGCAGGATGCCCGCGTTGTTGACCAGGATGTCCAGCCTGCCGAACTCGGCGATCGCCGACTCGACCAGTTCGCGGGCCTGTGGGAAGTCGGCCACGTCCCCGGTGTGGGCGAGCGCCCTGCCGCCCGCCGCGCGGATCTCGGCGGCGACCTGTCCGGCGGGGCCGGCGGAGGCGTCCCCCGAGCCGTCCCGGCCCGGCTGCCCGAAGTCGTTGACGACGACGGCGGCGCCGAGCCGGGCGAGTTCGAGCGCCTCGGCACGGCCCAGGCCACGGCCGGCGCCGGTGACGATGGCCGACAGTCCCTCAAGTGGCAGTGACATACGCATCCTTGGAGTCGTCAGATCTCGATGCACGTACGAAGCGCCGTGCCCGTCCGCATCTGGTCCAGTGCCTCGTTGATCTCGCTCAGCGGCACCCGGTGCGTGATCAGGCCCTCCAGGTCGATGCGGCCCGCGCGCCACAGGGCGATGGTGCGCTCGTAGGAGCGCAGGACGTCGCCGCCGCCGTACATCGAGGGCAGGATCCGCTTCTCGTCGAAGAACAGCTCGAACATGTTGAGCTGCAGGAAGTCGTCCATGGCGCCCGCGCCGACGACCACGAGCGTGCCGCCGCGCCGGGTGTTCTCGTACGCCGTCCGGGCGGTGGCCGACCTGCCGACGACCTCGAAGACGTAGTCGAAGCCCTCGCCGCCGGTGACCTGTTGCCTGGCGTCGGCCAGCTCGTCCGGCGAAACCGCCTTCGTGGCACCGAACCTGAGGGCGGACTCGCGGCGCGAGGCGACCGGGTCGACGGCGACGATCTCGGCGGCGCCCTTGAGCCGCGCGCCCTGGATCGCGGAGATGCCGACGCCGCCGCAGCCGATGACGGCGACCGACGAACCGGCCTCCACGTCGGCGGTGTTGAGGGCGGCGCCCAGGCCCGTGGTCACCCCGCAGCCGATCAGCGCGGCGATGTCGAAGGGCACGTCGTCCGGTATCGGCACCGCGCAGCCCGCGTCGACGACGACTTCCTCGGCGAAGGTGCCGGTGCCCGCGAAGCCGAACACATCGGCAGGGGCTCCGCCGGGACGCCTGAAGTTGGGGGTGCCCGCGTTCATGAACCCGGCCAGACACAGCTCCGTCTGCCCGCGCCGGCACGCCGGACAGGCACCGCAGGCCGGCAGCCAGCACACGACCACCCGGTCGCCGGCCTTCACATTCCGTACGCCCTCCCCGACTTCGACAATCTCGCCCGCGCCCTCGTGCCCGGGCACGAACGGCGCCGGCTGCGGCAGCACCCCGCTCATCGCCGACAGGTCCGAGTGGCACAGCCCGGTGGCCCGCACCCGGATCCTCACCTTGCCGGGCCCGAAGCCCGTCGCCTCGACGTCGTCGAAGACCTCGAGCTTGTCCTGGCCGATCTCGTGCAGTACGGCTGCGCGCATGGTGCGGGCTCCCCTCAACTGCCTGCCTGGTACCTGCTTCGACTGCCTGCTTCAACTGCCTGCTTCCGCGCTGTCTGCTCAACTGCCCGCTGGATCACGGGTGTTCGACGATCGTGTCGGCGAGGACGGGTGCGTCGTCCCGCTCCGCCGCGCTCACGGCGACCCTGGTGGACTCCGAGGTGTGCCACATGCGGATGCGCAGCGTCTCCCCCGGATACACGACGCCCGCGAACCGGGTGGAGTACGAGCGCACCCGGGTCACGTCGCCGCCGAGCAGCGTGTCGACGACCGCCTTGAGCGTCATGCCGTAGGTGCACAGTCCGTGCAGGATGGGCCGTTCGAACCCGGCGACCTTGGCGAAGTCGGGGTCTGCGTGCAGCGGGTTCCAGTCGCCGGAGAGGCGGTAGAGCAGGGCCTGGTCCTCGCGAGTCGGGCGCTGGACGGTGCGGTCGGGGGCGCCGGTGAGCGGTTCGAGGCGCGTGGACGGGCCGCGGTCGCCGCCCCAGCCGCCCTCTCCGCGGACGAAGATCTGCGCGTCGCTGGTCCACAGCGGGCCGTCGGCGTCGGCGACCTCGGTGCGCATGACCAGGATGGCCGCCTTGCCCTTGTCGTACACGGCGGCGATGCGGCCGGTGGCGGTGGCCGTGCCCGCGACCGGGATCGGGCGGTGCAGGGTCAGTGACTGGCCGCCGTGCAGGACGCGGGCCAGGTCGACTTCGATGCCGGGCATGGACAGACTGCTGATCACGCCGGGCGAGCCGGAGCCCGCGACCGTGGCGAAGCTCGGCAGCACGTGCAGCCGGGACTCCAGGGTGTAGCGCAGTTCGTCGGGGTCGGTGGCGGGGCTGTCCTTGTCGGGATTCGCGGCCGCCCCGACGCCGAGGTGGTAGAGCTGGACGTCCTTGCGGTCCCAGGTGATCTCGCCGGAACGGGGCTCGGCGGCGAGGGCCTGCGCTGCGTCGATGGGCATACGGCTCCTGTACATGGGGCGGCATGAAGACCCCGGTGCGGCCGTCCGCACCGTCGGCCGCACCGAGGTCGCTACGGGCCGATCTAGAACGCGTTCCAGTCCGGCGCCCTCTGTATAGCCCAGCGCCCGTCAGTTGTGAAGGCTCCTGACGGAGTGTCAGCTTGGGGTGCCGCGGCAGTCGGGCCGTGACATTTGTCCTGCCGGAGTCCGTACAGGCGGATCTGCCGGACGGCCGCCCTTCCTCCGTAGCGTCGTCGTCATGACGAACACGACTGGGACGGGAGCCGGGGCGGAGCCCGCGGTGTCCTTCACGGGGGCGGTCAAGACCTTCGGCGCCGTACGCGCCGTCGACGGCGTCGACCTGGCCGTAGCGCCCGGCGAGACCGTCGC
Coding sequences:
- a CDS encoding C4-type zinc ribbon domain-containing protein, which produces MNAAPADQIRLLDVQALDVRLQQLAHRRKSLPEHAEIDSLTKDHVQLRDLLVAAQTEESDTAREQTKAEQDVDQVRQRAARDQQRLDSGAVTSPKDLENLQREIASLARRQGDLEDVVLEVMERIESVQERVAELTERVSSVQSKIDDASARRGAAFEEIDGEVATVTKEREVIAGTIPADLLKLYDKLREQQGGIGAAKLYQRTCQGCRQELAITDINEIRSAAPDTVVRCENCRRILVRTAESGL
- a CDS encoding Nif3-like dinuclear metal center hexameric protein, which codes for MPRLSEVITALENLWPAERAESWDAVGTVVGDPDQEVTRVLFAVDPVQEIVDEAVKLGAGLLVTHHPLYLRGTTTVAANHFKGRVVHTLIKNDIALHVAHTNADTADPGVSDALAGALDLRVVGPLVPDATDPSGRRGLGRVCELDHPLPLKEFAARAAERLPATAQGIRVAGDPEATVRTVAVSGGSGDSLFDQVRAAGVDAFLTADLRHHPASEATAQSPLALLDAAHWATEWPWCELAATQLDEISDRHGWDLRVHVSKTVTDPWTAHAASSDATAGAPN
- a CDS encoding 3-oxoacyl-ACP reductase: MSLPLEGLSAIVTGAGRGLGRAEALELARLGAAVVVNDFGQPGRDGSGDASAGPAGQVAAEIRAAGGRALAHTGDVADFPQARELVESAIAEFGRLDILVNNAGILRDRMVFSMTEEEWDSVIRVHLKGHFNTTHFAAAHWRERSKAVGGPVFGRIVNTSSEAFLAGSAGQPNYAAAKGGIVGLTTSTALALAKYGVTANAICPRARTRMTEDVFAGFEQPAEGLDPLAPEHVAPLVGYLASPAAARVNGQLLVVHGGMVAVIERPSVQAKFDSKQDTFTYDELDALLTPHYAERPAGETFAAAEVLGLGRG
- a CDS encoding Zn-dependent alcohol dehydrogenase, with amino-acid sequence MRAAVLHEIGQDKLEVFDDVEATGFGPGKVRIRVRATGLCHSDLSAMSGVLPQPAPFVPGHEGAGEIVEVGEGVRNVKAGDRVVVCWLPACGACPACRRGQTELCLAGFMNAGTPNFRRPGGAPADVFGFAGTGTFAEEVVVDAGCAVPIPDDVPFDIAALIGCGVTTGLGAALNTADVEAGSSVAVIGCGGVGISAIQGARLKGAAEIVAVDPVASRRESALRFGATKAVSPDELADARQQVTGGEGFDYVFEVVGRSATARTAYENTRRGGTLVVVGAGAMDDFLQLNMFELFFDEKRILPSMYGGGDVLRSYERTIALWRAGRIDLEGLITHRVPLSEINEALDQMRTGTALRTCIEI
- a CDS encoding MaoC/PaaZ C-terminal domain-containing protein; translation: MPIDAAQALAAEPRSGEITWDRKDVQLYHLGVGAAANPDKDSPATDPDELRYTLESRLHVLPSFATVAGSGSPGVISSLSMPGIEVDLARVLHGGQSLTLHRPIPVAGTATATGRIAAVYDKGKAAILVMRTEVADADGPLWTSDAQIFVRGEGGWGGDRGPSTRLEPLTGAPDRTVQRPTREDQALLYRLSGDWNPLHADPDFAKVAGFERPILHGLCTYGMTLKAVVDTLLGGDVTRVRSYSTRFAGVVYPGETLRIRMWHTSESTRVAVSAAERDDAPVLADTIVEHP